A single window of Halobacillus naozhouensis DNA harbors:
- a CDS encoding MFS transporter → MKKKKWDLIALASIPLVMTLGNSMLIPVLPIIERQIGISAFQSSLIITVYSVVAILLIPIAGYLSDKIGRKKVIIPSLIITGIGGAVSAFAAWKMNDPYFLILVGRFLQGIGAAGAFPVVIPTVGDMFDDEKQVSEGLGLIETSNTFGKVLSPVIGALLAVIIWYIPFASIPILSLLSVLLVMKCVKVPKNDKEKETKFSDFAKSVKKVFHDNGRWVISIFIIGCINMFVLFGFLFHLSSLLEDEYNVTGVYKGLLLGIPLLFLCIASYISGKKIGENKVIMRWAIIIGNGVAAASLFFMKHDTNLVMLLVLLSIAGIGIGLSLPGLDALITEGVEKDVRGTVTSLYSSMRFLGVAAGPPVIAILMDRFPDMLYLSLACLSVIAALVTLIAIRPSSSEKKTQVSVEH, encoded by the coding sequence ATGAAGAAGAAAAAGTGGGATCTCATTGCGTTAGCATCCATTCCTCTGGTTATGACCTTGGGTAATTCCATGTTAATACCAGTTTTGCCTATCATTGAAAGACAAATTGGTATTTCCGCTTTTCAATCCAGTTTAATTATTACCGTATACTCGGTTGTGGCCATTTTACTTATTCCGATTGCCGGTTATTTGTCGGATAAGATTGGCAGAAAGAAAGTTATTATACCTAGTTTAATTATTACCGGAATAGGCGGGGCCGTCTCAGCATTTGCTGCATGGAAAATGAACGATCCTTACTTCTTAATTCTAGTCGGACGGTTTTTACAAGGAATAGGTGCGGCAGGGGCGTTTCCAGTTGTCATTCCGACTGTTGGGGATATGTTTGATGATGAGAAGCAAGTGAGCGAAGGGTTAGGATTAATTGAAACGTCCAATACGTTCGGAAAGGTATTAAGTCCTGTGATTGGTGCTTTATTAGCCGTTATTATTTGGTATATTCCTTTTGCCTCGATACCGATCTTATCGCTGTTATCGGTCCTGTTGGTTATGAAGTGTGTCAAAGTACCGAAGAACGATAAAGAGAAGGAAACGAAATTTTCCGATTTTGCAAAATCCGTGAAAAAAGTATTTCACGATAATGGACGATGGGTCATATCAATTTTCATTATTGGTTGTATTAATATGTTTGTCTTATTTGGTTTTTTATTTCACCTCTCTTCCTTACTTGAGGATGAATATAATGTGACCGGTGTTTATAAAGGATTGCTGCTCGGAATCCCGTTGTTATTCTTATGCATTGCTTCTTACATTTCTGGTAAGAAAATTGGTGAAAATAAAGTCATTATGAGATGGGCGATTATCATCGGGAATGGGGTAGCTGCCGCTTCGTTATTTTTCATGAAGCATGATACGAATTTAGTGATGCTGCTCGTGTTATTGTCGATTGCCGGAATTGGGATAGGGCTGTCACTGCCAGGGCTTGATGCCCTGATTACGGAAGGTGTGGAGAAAGATGTACGAGGGACCGTTACATCTTTGTACAGCAGTATGAGGTTCCTCGGCGTTGCAGCAGGTCCTCCTGTAATCGCAATCTTAATGGATAGGTTCCCTGATATGCTTTACCTCAGTTTGGCGTGTTTAAGTGTGATCGCTGCGTTAGTCACACTGATTGCTATTAGACCTTCCTCCTCTGAAAAGAAGACACAAGTTTCTGTAGAACATTAA
- a CDS encoding M4 family metallopeptidase yields the protein MKKRRVLPVAVLSSALVVGAFAPTQTFAVQPAGPSQVSVESMAAQFQKSKGNKPIFVVEKQAEKQQVSKVNANAAVQHLAKNKETFKIKNPQASFKPGQVKKDDLGMTHVTLQQTKNGVPVEGSEVTVHYDAEKTVQSVSGNFNHSVEEAELSTEASLTKAEALNKAKEEVNAPEQLNYTPSSKLVIYPFNDQDQLAYKVNVNFLGKEPGNWYVFVDAKSGQVIDKYNALMHANGFKTATGSGLGVLGDHRQLHITHKNDKTDNHKGTQFYLYDNTHENLDGIYTYDMKNTWGGEDLPLPGVLYSNNSASFKDDYDRAAVDAHYNSEEVYEYYLEEHDRNSLDDEGMAIKSSIHFGQNYNNAFWNGQQMTYGDGDGDFFISLSAGLDVAAHEMTHGVTTHSAGLKYRFQSGALNEAFSDIFGALVDEEDWEIGEDIMGEEAKESGRTSLRSLSNPSKYSVGPELVPYGNGEGKYPSHMDEYYDLPLELDNGGVHINSSIINHAAYLTGEQIGKDKLGQIYYRALTVYLTPTSDFSHARQALIQSAIDIYGEGSEEVQATESGLNQVGITG from the coding sequence TTGAAAAAGAGACGAGTTTTACCAGTAGCTGTATTGTCATCCGCGTTAGTTGTGGGAGCGTTTGCCCCTACACAAACTTTTGCTGTTCAACCCGCAGGTCCCTCTCAGGTTTCTGTCGAATCGATGGCGGCACAATTCCAAAAGTCAAAAGGGAATAAGCCAATTTTTGTCGTAGAAAAACAAGCAGAAAAGCAGCAAGTCAGTAAAGTAAATGCGAATGCAGCGGTACAGCACCTTGCGAAAAATAAAGAAACGTTCAAGATTAAAAATCCACAGGCAAGCTTTAAGCCTGGTCAGGTGAAGAAAGATGATTTAGGCATGACCCACGTTACACTTCAGCAGACGAAGAATGGAGTTCCTGTTGAAGGAAGTGAGGTCACCGTCCACTATGATGCGGAAAAAACGGTTCAATCAGTGAGTGGTAACTTCAATCATAGTGTTGAGGAGGCTGAATTATCAACAGAGGCAAGTCTTACGAAAGCGGAAGCCTTGAACAAAGCCAAAGAAGAAGTGAACGCTCCTGAACAGTTAAATTATACACCGTCAAGTAAGCTTGTCATTTACCCGTTTAATGATCAAGACCAGCTGGCTTATAAAGTAAATGTTAATTTTCTTGGCAAAGAACCAGGGAACTGGTATGTATTTGTAGATGCAAAAAGCGGTCAAGTGATTGATAAATATAATGCACTGATGCATGCAAATGGGTTTAAAACAGCAACAGGATCCGGGCTAGGAGTGCTGGGTGACCATCGGCAACTACATATCACTCATAAGAATGATAAAACAGATAACCATAAAGGGACACAATTTTATTTATATGACAATACGCATGAGAACTTAGATGGCATTTACACCTATGATATGAAGAATACATGGGGCGGTGAGGACCTTCCACTCCCTGGGGTGCTTTACTCGAATAACAGCGCGTCCTTTAAAGATGATTATGACCGCGCAGCTGTCGATGCTCATTATAATTCGGAGGAAGTATACGAGTATTATCTTGAAGAGCATGACCGCAACTCCTTGGATGATGAAGGAATGGCGATCAAATCTTCCATCCATTTTGGCCAGAATTATAATAATGCCTTCTGGAATGGCCAGCAAATGACCTATGGTGACGGCGATGGCGACTTCTTCATTTCCTTGTCTGCCGGGCTTGATGTGGCCGCACATGAAATGACACATGGGGTTACCACACACTCTGCCGGGCTGAAATACCGTTTTCAATCTGGGGCTTTAAATGAGGCGTTCTCGGATATTTTCGGAGCTTTAGTCGATGAAGAAGACTGGGAAATCGGTGAAGATATTATGGGTGAGGAAGCTAAAGAATCCGGACGAACTTCCTTGCGCAGTCTGAGCAATCCGAGTAAATATTCCGTGGGTCCAGAACTTGTCCCTTATGGCAATGGAGAAGGGAAGTACCCATCACACATGGACGAGTATTATGACCTGCCACTTGAACTCGATAACGGCGGGGTTCATATCAACTCCTCCATTATCAACCATGCTGCCTACCTGACCGGCGAACAGATTGGCAAAGACAAGCTTGGTCAAATCTACTACCGTGCGTTGACAGTTTATCTCACACCAACTTCTGACTTCAGCCATGCAAGACAGGCGCTGATTCAATCAGCAATTGATATTTATGGGGAAGGAAGCGAAGAAGTACAGGCAACAGAAAGCGGTCTTAACCAGGTAGGAATCACGGGATAA
- a CDS encoding nucleoside hydrolase: protein MKKVILFADTGIDDAMALIYALRNPDIDLLAVVSGYGNVEREKTYRNVEYLLDLAGRSDIPVISGATRPLNGEDPVFFPDIHGEEGLGPIQPPIPEERYANRSNFSKLFRIIKEDDPNEITIVNVGRCTSLAIAWYLNPEVMADVKQTYVMGGAFLVPGNATAVAEANFYGDAIAANYVCQHVPDLTVIPLNATREALLTPEDVDLIDARTDSPLLDIVEPILDFYYEVYQELEPGIEGTPQHDLAALVATLEIPRMFTYEKREVRVQHEESYANGLSIANFRPGSTDCSGDNCVRIAVDLNRALFANHVIEVLTNQRRRRNHRQRRQKK, encoded by the coding sequence ATGAAAAAAGTGATCTTGTTCGCAGACACAGGTATAGATGATGCGATGGCTTTAATTTATGCGTTGAGGAATCCTGATATTGATCTATTAGCTGTTGTAAGTGGTTATGGAAATGTAGAACGAGAAAAAACCTATCGAAATGTAGAATATTTACTAGATCTGGCGGGGCGCAGTGATATCCCCGTGATTTCGGGAGCTACGCGTCCGCTTAATGGGGAGGATCCTGTCTTTTTCCCAGATATTCATGGCGAAGAAGGGCTTGGTCCGATCCAGCCGCCGATTCCTGAGGAACGTTATGCTAACCGTTCGAACTTTAGTAAGTTGTTTCGGATCATTAAAGAGGACGACCCGAATGAAATTACGATTGTGAATGTCGGTCGTTGTACGTCGCTTGCCATAGCCTGGTATTTGAATCCAGAGGTGATGGCGGATGTGAAGCAAACGTACGTCATGGGTGGGGCGTTTCTTGTGCCCGGAAATGCTACGGCGGTTGCGGAAGCTAATTTTTATGGGGATGCGATCGCGGCAAATTATGTTTGTCAGCATGTACCTGATTTAACCGTGATTCCGTTGAATGCGACGAGAGAAGCTTTGTTGACGCCGGAGGATGTGGACCTGATCGATGCTCGGACAGATTCCCCTCTGCTCGATATCGTCGAGCCGATTCTTGACTTTTACTATGAAGTCTATCAAGAACTGGAACCTGGTATTGAAGGAACGCCACAGCACGATCTGGCTGCATTAGTGGCGACCCTTGAGATCCCGAGGATGTTTACGTATGAAAAGAGAGAGGTCCGCGTGCAGCATGAGGAAAGCTATGCAAATGGATTGAGCATCGCTAATTTTCGCCCTGGATCAACCGATTGTTCGGGAGACAACTGTGTGCGAATTGCCGTAGACTTAAACCGTGCCCTGTTTGCTAATCATGTGATAGAAGTTTTGACAAATCAGAGGAGACGAAGGAACCATAGGCAAAGAAGGCAAAAAAAATAA
- the rfbA gene encoding glucose-1-phosphate thymidylyltransferase RfbA: protein MKGIILAGGSGTRLSPSTNCINKHLLSVYDKPMVYYPLSNLMLAGIKEFLIISTPEDVPRFEKLLGDGSALGISIEYKAQEEPNGIPEAFIVGEDFIGNDDVTLILGDNIFYGQGLTNILRKAVRNHKGATVFGYRVKDPGRFGVVEFDDHQKVVSLEEKPDDPKSDFAVTGLYVYDNQVIKMAKKLNFSARGELEITDVNKKYLEKGQLDVELLGRGFAWLDAGTHESLFESSEFIKNIEKRQGFKVACIEEIAYYMGYISKERLYATGESMKKNEYGQYLMEIANRKHVQQYWDQIDQNPVLGLIENE from the coding sequence ATGAAAGGGATCATTTTAGCTGGAGGAAGCGGAACGAGGCTGTCCCCGAGTACAAACTGTATTAATAAACATTTGTTATCGGTATACGACAAGCCGATGGTGTATTATCCGTTATCGAATTTAATGTTAGCCGGCATCAAGGAGTTTCTGATTATCAGCACTCCAGAGGATGTTCCGCGTTTTGAGAAGCTGTTGGGCGACGGTTCAGCGCTTGGCATCTCGATTGAGTATAAAGCTCAGGAAGAGCCGAACGGGATCCCTGAAGCCTTTATCGTTGGGGAAGATTTTATCGGAAATGATGATGTTACGCTGATTTTAGGGGACAACATTTTCTATGGTCAGGGTTTGACAAACATTTTGAGAAAAGCTGTCCGCAACCATAAAGGGGCAACCGTTTTCGGCTATCGCGTCAAGGATCCCGGGCGGTTTGGAGTGGTGGAATTCGATGATCATCAGAAGGTAGTCTCCCTTGAAGAGAAACCTGACGATCCGAAGTCCGATTTCGCGGTCACCGGGTTGTATGTGTACGATAATCAGGTGATCAAGATGGCCAAAAAGCTTAATTTCTCTGCTCGAGGCGAGCTTGAAATTACTGATGTGAATAAAAAATATTTAGAAAAAGGTCAGCTCGATGTCGAGTTACTTGGAAGAGGATTTGCCTGGCTCGATGCAGGGACTCATGAATCGTTATTTGAGTCTTCGGAGTTTATTAAAAATATTGAAAAGCGGCAAGGGTTTAAGGTCGCTTGCATCGAAGAAATTGCCTACTATATGGGTTACATTTCGAAGGAACGTTTGTATGCCACAGGCGAGTCCATGAAAAAGAATGAGTATGGCCAATACTTGATGGAGATTGCCAATCGCAAACATGTTCAGCAGTATTGGGACCAAATTGACCAGAATCCGGTGTTAGGACTGATAGAGAATGAGTAA
- the rfbB gene encoding dTDP-glucose 4,6-dehydratase → MSKSKALLVTGGAGFIGSNYVTSFLKKYPDRELVNLDKLTYAGNVDNLSAVNESDRYHFVQGDVADEAVVSKLFRDFDIEGIIHFAAESHVDKSILNSNPFILTNVLGTGVLLEAARKDWGAKEVLKERRFHHISTDEVYGSLEAEGKFTEQTPYNPRNPYSATKAAANMLVKSYYTTYGMNVVLSSSSNNYGPRQHDEKLIPTIIRKALALEPIPIYGDGMNIRDWLYVGDHCQAIDHIFHHGEAGESYNVGGGNERTNLELTHYICDQLDRVKPHLLTEKTLRSFRELITFVEDRPGHDKRYAVDDTKIRRQLGWSPQVSYIDGLKNTVEWYVTKWEEVLQ, encoded by the coding sequence ATGAGTAAGAGCAAAGCACTTTTAGTGACAGGGGGAGCAGGATTTATCGGCTCTAACTATGTCACATCCTTTTTGAAAAAATATCCGGATCGGGAGCTCGTTAACCTGGACAAGCTCACCTATGCTGGAAACGTAGACAATCTTTCAGCTGTGAACGAGTCGGACCGTTATCATTTTGTTCAAGGTGATGTGGCAGATGAAGCGGTCGTAAGCAAGTTATTCAGGGATTTTGATATCGAAGGAATCATCCACTTTGCGGCTGAATCTCATGTTGATAAGTCGATCTTGAACTCCAATCCATTTATTTTGACAAATGTGCTGGGAACAGGAGTGTTGTTGGAAGCTGCTCGTAAGGATTGGGGAGCAAAAGAGGTGCTGAAAGAGCGGCGATTCCATCACATTTCGACCGATGAAGTGTATGGATCATTGGAAGCAGAGGGGAAATTCACTGAGCAGACCCCTTACAATCCCCGTAACCCGTATAGTGCCACGAAAGCAGCGGCCAACATGCTCGTAAAAAGTTATTACACGACATACGGCATGAATGTGGTGCTCTCAAGCAGTTCGAATAATTATGGACCGCGGCAGCATGATGAAAAGTTGATCCCGACGATTATTCGCAAGGCACTCGCACTTGAGCCGATTCCCATTTATGGGGATGGCATGAATATCAGGGATTGGTTGTATGTGGGCGATCACTGCCAGGCGATTGACCACATTTTTCATCATGGCGAAGCTGGGGAGAGTTATAATGTCGGCGGTGGGAATGAACGTACGAATCTTGAGCTGACTCACTATATTTGTGACCAGTTAGACAGAGTTAAACCACATCTTTTAACGGAAAAAACTCTGCGGAGCTTTCGGGAGCTGATCACCTTTGTAGAGGATCGTCCGGGCCATGACAAGAGGTATGCCGTCGATGACACTAAAATTCGCCGTCAGCTGGGCTGGTCTCCTCAGGTCAGCTATATCGATGGCTTGAAAAACACAGTCGAGTGGTATGTAACCAAATGGGAGGAAGTCTTGCAATGA
- a CDS encoding glycosyltransferase family 2 protein: MISVVVPIYGCQGCMHELCSRIQQTMAHMSMNYEILLINDASPDQSWGTIQQLSEENPHIRGFDLSRNFGQHRAITAGLDLTRGDYVVVMDCDLQDQPEEIEKLYNKALEGYEVVFATRVVRQDGFFKRLSSKLFYKVYDYLTDRSSDYTIANFSICSRNVIDSYRKMREQNRFFPLFIKWMGFKTTSIPVEHSKRSEGKSSYNLKKMVTLATDVIISQSNKPLRLSIQFGFLISLGSFLYGMYLIFKYFFLAQPIPGWTSVMVSLYFIGGLIFFNFGVLGLYLGKVFNETKGRPLYIIRDVTNDQERDEVIG, translated from the coding sequence ATGATCTCAGTTGTCGTTCCTATATATGGGTGTCAAGGATGTATGCACGAACTGTGCAGCCGAATCCAGCAAACGATGGCCCATATGTCTATGAACTATGAAATCCTGCTTATTAATGATGCCAGTCCAGATCAGTCCTGGGGAACGATACAACAGCTTAGTGAAGAAAACCCACATATAAGAGGGTTTGATTTGTCGAGGAATTTTGGCCAGCACCGAGCCATTACGGCTGGTCTTGACCTTACGCGGGGAGATTACGTTGTCGTAATGGACTGCGATTTGCAGGACCAGCCGGAAGAAATCGAGAAATTGTATAACAAGGCGCTAGAAGGCTATGAAGTGGTGTTTGCGACAAGGGTGGTCCGTCAAGACGGTTTCTTCAAACGCTTATCTTCTAAACTTTTTTATAAAGTCTATGATTATCTGACAGACCGCTCCTCTGACTATACGATTGCTAACTTTAGCATTTGTTCACGAAATGTGATTGATAGTTACCGGAAAATGCGGGAGCAGAATCGATTCTTCCCGCTGTTTATTAAATGGATGGGGTTTAAAACGACGAGCATCCCTGTCGAACATAGCAAGCGGTCTGAAGGGAAATCTTCGTATAACTTAAAGAAGATGGTAACCTTGGCTACCGATGTGATTATTTCGCAATCGAATAAACCGCTGAGATTGTCGATCCAGTTTGGGTTTCTAATCTCGCTGGGATCCTTTTTATACGGAATGTATCTAATCTTTAAATACTTTTTTTTAGCTCAGCCCATCCCAGGATGGACCAGTGTGATGGTGTCCCTCTATTTTATCGGAGGATTAATTTTCTTTAACTTTGGCGTACTAGGTCTGTACCTTGGCAAGGTGTTTAACGAAACCAAAGGGCGGCCGCTATATATAATCAGAGATGTAACCAATGATCAGGAACGGGATGAGGTGATAGGATGA
- a CDS encoding N-acetyltransferase yields the protein MTHYLKNTPWDQRTLKIPTYELTSAEPEALQQTNETEGHFTVKVDPLLDKERLNKYGFYYTDTLITPVCKRDQLHLFEKEGIAISSSGDKQTILDIAGQAFVHGRFHRDFQVPNPLADLRYARWLEDLIDQKQVYYLYYQDEIAGFFGFDGNKVLLLGMDQTFTSRGLAKPFTSQACLKLLSLGYKELFTSVSAINMVSLNLFSSIGFKLKGAVDVYHKLNGKPLTD from the coding sequence ATGACGCACTATTTGAAGAACACACCATGGGACCAAAGAACGCTGAAGATTCCTACGTATGAACTGACTTCTGCGGAGCCAGAGGCACTGCAGCAGACGAACGAGACCGAGGGACATTTTACGGTAAAAGTAGACCCCTTGCTTGATAAAGAACGGCTGAACAAGTATGGATTCTATTACACAGATACCCTGATTACACCAGTATGTAAACGGGATCAGCTGCATTTATTTGAAAAAGAGGGCATTGCGATTTCGTCGTCGGGTGATAAGCAGACGATTCTGGACATTGCTGGGCAGGCCTTTGTGCATGGGCGCTTTCATCGAGATTTTCAAGTCCCCAATCCCCTGGCTGATCTGAGGTATGCTCGCTGGCTTGAGGACCTTATTGATCAGAAGCAAGTGTATTACCTGTACTATCAAGATGAGATTGCAGGCTTTTTTGGCTTTGACGGAAACAAGGTGCTGCTATTAGGGATGGATCAGACTTTCACCAGCCGCGGGCTGGCCAAACCGTTTACAAGTCAAGCCTGTTTAAAGCTGTTGTCACTCGGCTATAAGGAATTATTTACGTCTGTATCCGCTATTAATATGGTATCTTTAAATCTATTTAGTTCGATTGGGTTTAAGTTAAAAGGGGCGGTCGATGTTTATCATAAACTGAATGGAAAGCCTTTGACAGACTAA
- a CDS encoding EamA family transporter, with translation MGYLYIFGTILFTVYGQLMLKWRIEKYGSLPADVKDKIIFLLQLLIDPLILSGFLSAFIASIFWMGAMTKFDISYAYPFMSLSFVLVFILSVFLFQEPVTLYKVVGLGFIVAGIIITSQSV, from the coding sequence ATGGGCTATTTATATATTTTTGGAACGATCCTGTTTACTGTTTATGGCCAGCTTATGCTGAAGTGGAGAATTGAGAAATACGGAAGCCTTCCTGCAGACGTGAAGGATAAAATCATTTTTTTACTTCAGTTATTAATAGACCCTTTGATTTTATCAGGGTTTCTGTCTGCGTTTATTGCCTCGATCTTTTGGATGGGGGCGATGACTAAATTTGATATTAGTTATGCTTATCCGTTTATGAGTCTTTCTTTTGTGCTCGTATTCATTTTATCTGTGTTTTTGTTTCAGGAGCCCGTTACATTATATAAAGTAGTTGGGCTTGGATTCATCGTAGCCGGCATTATTATAACGAGCCAATCAGTGTGA
- the rffA gene encoding dTDP-4-amino-4,6-dideoxygalactose transaminase, producing the protein MIPFNKPCVIGKEKDYIQEAIEQNHKLSGNGPFGDLCKSWLEQQLDCPKVLLTPSCTASLEMAAILLHIQEGDEVIMPSYTFVSTANAFVLRGARITFVDVDPVTMNINPELIKQAVTDRTKAIVVVHYAGAPCKMEPIMDIADRHQLYVIEDAAQALMSTYKGQPLGTFGHFGTLSFHETKNYTCGEGGALLINDPTFIERAEILQEKGTNRSQFKRGQVDKYTWQDIGSSFLLSELNAAYLYAQLEEAGAILQDRMETWQIYKHSLEPLVRRDVLETQPVPLDGEHNAHMFYLKVRNESERASLIAYLLEHGVMAVPHYEPLHSSKAGNVYGRLAGEDTYTTREGDRLLRLPLYFGMEKEVVEHVVHHIENYFHS; encoded by the coding sequence GTGATTCCGTTTAATAAACCATGTGTGATAGGCAAAGAGAAAGATTATATACAAGAAGCAATTGAACAAAACCATAAATTGTCAGGGAATGGACCATTCGGGGATTTATGTAAAAGCTGGCTGGAACAGCAGCTGGACTGCCCGAAAGTTCTCTTAACACCGTCCTGTACGGCTTCCCTTGAGATGGCTGCCATCTTACTTCACATCCAAGAAGGTGACGAGGTGATCATGCCTTCGTACACTTTTGTCTCAACGGCTAATGCCTTCGTACTGCGTGGAGCACGTATTACGTTTGTAGATGTTGATCCAGTAACGATGAATATCAATCCAGAGTTAATCAAACAGGCGGTGACGGATCGAACGAAAGCGATCGTCGTCGTTCATTATGCCGGAGCGCCTTGCAAAATGGAGCCAATCATGGACATCGCTGACCGACATCAGTTGTATGTCATAGAAGATGCAGCTCAGGCACTGATGAGCACGTACAAAGGCCAGCCGCTTGGCACGTTCGGACACTTTGGCACGCTGAGCTTTCATGAAACGAAAAATTATACGTGCGGAGAAGGCGGAGCCTTACTTATTAATGATCCGACTTTTATTGAACGGGCTGAGATTCTTCAGGAAAAAGGAACGAACCGCTCCCAGTTCAAGCGGGGACAGGTCGATAAGTACACGTGGCAGGATATCGGTTCTTCCTTTTTGCTTAGTGAACTGAATGCAGCCTATCTTTACGCCCAGCTTGAGGAAGCGGGGGCTATTTTGCAAGATCGAATGGAAACCTGGCAAATTTATAAGCATAGCCTTGAGCCGCTAGTCAGGCGAGACGTGTTGGAGACCCAGCCTGTCCCATTGGATGGCGAGCATAACGCCCACATGTTCTACCTGAAAGTACGGAACGAGTCAGAACGGGCTTCGTTGATCGCTTACTTGCTTGAGCATGGCGTGATGGCGGTTCCTCATTATGAACCATTGCACTCTTCTAAAGCTGGAAACGTGTACGGCAGGCTGGCAGGGGAAGATACGTATACGACAAGAGAAGGCGATAGACTGCTGCGATTACCTTTATATTTTGGCATGGAGAAAGAGGTCGTCGAACATGTTGTCCACCATATCGAGAATTATTTCCATTCATAA
- a CDS encoding DUF6044 family protein — protein MLSTISRIISIHKWAVLACLLIIAYLLPYFILGEDTHIRVHDNLDSNIVWYKILAESGQIFAPPGTTLPYTINGLPRSALSSSLELMVWLYVWFEPFTAYTINQTMMRFVAFIGMYGLLRYFFRSRQKSNLIAAGAALCFAILPFWPSGALSIAGLPLALWAFLKIREQGKHTPIAFWVVIGLLPFHSSLILSFVFFLALMGLLWVIDWVRTTRVNRAFFLALVLMSSIYLIKNYLVIVSMFFTEGVTPHREEFNLGHNSFGDTLSLFSENFLTAHTHDMSVHLQVILPSVLLAITVAFIKKIRFDYLALAMVANFILSLWYAFWYWEGMRVIKDASMIFNTFNFSRIHFLSPMIWYIAFALALLILWRHVKFGRWVVFSLLVLQLWVLFPLNEETKYSRIGTPTFEEFYSQELFTEIKQYIGKDPEDYRVVSVAMHPTIAQYNGLYTLDTYNVTYPLSYKHKIREIIAPELEKNKTLESYFDTWGGRLYMYVAELGKDYFFSKNSNEVIDQLEINTEQLHNMGGDYVLSALPIQNHEKIDLEFEQSFQNKSSPWKIYLYRVDV, from the coding sequence ATGTTGTCCACCATATCGAGAATTATTTCCATTCATAAATGGGCCGTATTAGCCTGTTTACTTATTATTGCCTATTTGCTGCCTTATTTCATCCTTGGTGAAGATACGCATATTCGAGTTCATGATAATCTGGATTCAAATATTGTCTGGTATAAAATTCTGGCGGAGAGCGGACAGATTTTCGCCCCGCCTGGCACTACGCTGCCTTATACGATTAACGGTCTGCCTCGCAGTGCTTTATCATCAAGTCTTGAGTTGATGGTTTGGCTTTACGTCTGGTTTGAGCCGTTTACCGCTTATACGATTAATCAAACGATGATGCGGTTTGTCGCTTTTATCGGGATGTATGGATTACTGCGTTACTTCTTTAGATCGCGGCAAAAGTCGAACCTGATCGCTGCCGGGGCAGCGCTTTGCTTCGCTATACTGCCTTTTTGGCCATCAGGAGCCCTCTCGATCGCTGGCCTGCCTTTAGCTTTATGGGCCTTTCTAAAGATCCGTGAACAAGGAAAGCATACACCTATTGCTTTTTGGGTTGTGATTGGGCTTCTTCCCTTTCATTCAAGTCTCATCCTGTCGTTTGTATTCTTTCTGGCTTTAATGGGGCTGTTGTGGGTAATAGACTGGGTTCGAACGACGCGGGTCAACCGGGCATTTTTTCTCGCTCTTGTCCTTATGAGCTCGATTTACTTGATCAAAAACTATCTTGTGATCGTGTCGATGTTTTTCACCGAAGGGGTTACTCCCCATCGTGAGGAGTTTAATCTTGGTCACAATAGTTTTGGAGACACGCTAAGCCTGTTCAGCGAAAATTTTTTAACCGCTCACACCCATGATATGAGTGTGCACCTTCAGGTGATTTTGCCATCCGTTCTGCTGGCTATTACTGTCGCCTTTATTAAAAAAATTCGCTTTGATTACCTGGCCCTTGCGATGGTGGCGAATTTTATTCTCTCCCTCTGGTATGCATTCTGGTATTGGGAAGGCATGCGGGTGATTAAAGATGCGTCGATGATCTTTAATACGTTTAATTTCAGCCGTATCCATTTCCTGTCACCGATGATTTGGTATATAGCCTTTGCGCTGGCACTACTGATCTTATGGAGGCACGTGAAATTTGGGAGATGGGTCGTGTTCAGTTTGTTAGTCCTGCAACTATGGGTTCTCTTCCCGTTGAATGAAGAAACGAAATACAGTCGGATCGGGACGCCTACTTTCGAAGAGTTTTATTCGCAAGAACTGTTCACGGAAATCAAGCAGTATATTGGCAAAGACCCAGAGGACTATCGGGTGGTCAGTGTGGCCATGCACCCGACGATTGCGCAATACAATGGGCTGTACACATTGGATACGTACAATGTCACATACCCCTTGTCTTATAAGCATAAAATCCGAGAAATTATTGCACCGGAATTAGAAAAGAATAAAACACTTGAAAGCTACTTTGATACATGGGGCGGAAGATTGTACATGTATGTAGCTGAGCTTGGGAAAGATTACTTTTTCAGCAAAAACAGTAATGAAGTCATTGACCAGCTGGAGATCAATACGGAACAGTTACACAACATGGGCGGTGACTATGTTCTCTCTGCACTCCCGATTCAAAATCATGAAAAGATTGATCTGGAGTTTGAGCAGTCCTTTCAGAACAAATCCTCTCCCTGGAAAATTTACTTATATCGAGTCGATGTCTGA